The genomic region TTGCCAATTAGCGCCCGACTCCCGACTCCCGACTCCCTACTCCCGCAAGACATTGCTGGTGCAGCTGTTATCTGTCCGAGTTTGGATTCAAATCGATCGCTATCTTATTTGGTGAAGCACCCATTGGGGAGAAAGTTGGAACAAACGATCGCCAAGCAGTTGAAAAAATTGGCTTGGCAGATCTACGAGGCACACCCAGGGGCGATCGATGCGGCGGCGATAGAAAAAACTAATAGTATTTGGGGCTTCGATAACGAATTGGTAATTGAGAAATTGGGGTTTCCTTCAGTAGAGGCTTATTACGAGGCAAGTAGCGGTTTGCATATATTGCCGCAGTTACAAAAACCGACGCTGATTATTTATGCTGCTAACGATCCGATGTTCGATCCGGCAATCGTGCCAGACTTGCAAGCAGCGTGCGATCGCAATCCTCAGCTCGATTTACTATTAACTCGCTACGGCGGACATGTCAATTACATGAGCGATCGTGCCTGTCAGCAGCGTTTTGCCGATCCCGATCCTTGGTGGGCGTGGAATCGAGTTTTGGAGTGGATTGATAGTTATAGTAGGGAGCAGGGATGAGCTGGGAGCAGGGAGCAGAGGAGAATTTAGATATATTATTCTTTTCTCTAGCTT from Chroococcidiopsis sp. SAG 2025 harbors:
- a CDS encoding YheT family hydrolase yields the protein MHRGKLNSDFTPPWWLRNGLAMTVYTALWASKDWEKTTSHPEPNYEAVIFHGAGEVPIFGWVAIPENPKATIVGTYGITGTLENQWFLRLLGRKAFAQGYAVVLFDWRAHGKTAQLSPTLTSDGLYEGEDFVCIAAQAKAMGCPAPFWFTGFSLGGQLALWGVKAAQTWGISDQLPVTSDQLPISARLPTPDSLLPQDIAGAAVICPSLDSNRSLSYLVKHPLGRKLEQTIAKQLKKLAWQIYEAHPGAIDAAAIEKTNSIWGFDNELVIEKLGFPSVEAYYEASSGLHILPQLQKPTLIIYAANDPMFDPAIVPDLQAACDRNPQLDLLLTRYGGHVNYMSDRACQQRFADPDPWWAWNRVLEWIDSYSREQG